From one Stieleria sp. JC731 genomic stretch:
- a CDS encoding type II CAAX prenyl endopeptidase Rce1 family protein, whose amino-acid sequence MNQEADIRSSDRSDPWQAKASMILPLMLFFVIGMLVNVEPIVDDQTVNGTAYLAMVAARVVLMTACVLWFGREILRQFPLVLDQWGWITGGIGAVLWIGICELHLESSVLQMLSLSTDWLPAREGVDPFITYAPGVSLISFLIARFLLLAVCVPVAEELFLRGFLMRSVESEDWTELSLSSIGRRGVVAATIYAVATHPGEIIAAIVWFSLVTWMMFRTGKFWNCVVAHAVTNFLLGVYVCWAKAWYLW is encoded by the coding sequence GTGAATCAAGAAGCTGACATTCGTTCGTCTGACCGAAGTGATCCGTGGCAAGCAAAGGCGTCAATGATCTTGCCGTTGATGTTGTTCTTCGTCATTGGTATGTTGGTCAATGTGGAGCCTATTGTCGACGACCAAACGGTCAACGGGACCGCCTATCTGGCAATGGTCGCCGCGCGAGTCGTGTTGATGACCGCCTGTGTCCTCTGGTTTGGCCGCGAAATCCTTCGGCAGTTCCCCTTGGTTTTGGATCAATGGGGCTGGATCACAGGGGGGATCGGCGCGGTCTTGTGGATCGGCATCTGTGAACTGCATTTGGAGTCATCCGTTCTTCAGATGCTGTCTCTTTCGACTGACTGGCTTCCGGCACGCGAAGGCGTGGATCCTTTCATCACTTACGCGCCAGGCGTTTCACTGATCAGCTTTTTGATCGCAAGGTTTTTGCTTCTGGCGGTCTGCGTCCCGGTTGCGGAAGAGCTTTTCCTGCGAGGCTTTTTGATGCGGTCTGTCGAGTCCGAGGACTGGACCGAACTGTCGTTGTCCAGCATCGGGCGTCGAGGTGTTGTGGCGGCCACCATTTACGCTGTGGCCACGCATCCTGGCGAGATTATTGCGGCGATCGTCTGGTTCTCGTTGGTGACCTGGATGATGTTCCGGACGGGGAAATTTTGGAACTGTGTGGTCGCCCATGCCGTCACCAATTTCTTGCTGGGGGTCTACGTCTGCTGGGCAAAAGCTTGGTATCTGTGGTAG
- a CDS encoding DUF4339 domain-containing protein: MSTSPSYDSQDSAVATIAQPTVAQKTSDSMQASIPEPAAEQPSASGTDVLTSDEPATWYVRPPSGGQYGPADTSVLRDWIDQGRVAKNALLWRDGWPQWREASEVLPEIADRLPGTSQKVEPVANPGMGKTKSIATEKTSPLDSSIVGTAKIGATRRKRANRRLTLVAVLGALVVGLVVTLVLVASAGA, translated from the coding sequence GTGTCTACCTCACCCAGCTACGACTCCCAGGACTCCGCTGTCGCAACGATTGCTCAGCCCACGGTCGCTCAAAAAACTAGCGATTCCATGCAGGCGAGCATCCCCGAACCGGCTGCCGAGCAACCCAGTGCGAGCGGAACGGATGTGCTGACCAGTGACGAGCCGGCAACTTGGTACGTCCGACCACCGAGCGGTGGCCAGTACGGACCTGCTGATACCAGCGTGCTGCGAGATTGGATCGATCAGGGGCGTGTGGCAAAGAACGCGCTGCTCTGGCGGGATGGCTGGCCGCAGTGGCGCGAAGCTTCGGAAGTATTGCCCGAGATTGCCGATCGGTTACCTGGAACCAGTCAAAAGGTTGAACCGGTTGCAAATCCAGGGATGGGGAAAACGAAATCGATCGCGACCGAGAAAACCAGTCCGCTGGATTCTTCAATCGTTGGGACCGCCAAAATTGGTGCGACGAGGCGGAAGCGGGCTAATCGACGTCTGACCCTAGTCGCCGTCTTAGGGGCCCTTGTGGTCGGGCTGGTAGTGACCCTGGTATTGGTCGCTTCGGCAGGTGCATAG
- a CDS encoding acetylxylan esterase, whose translation MKSIGHRIGLITTSSAACMFLFLWIAGPAEQAQAQSKPFVANYDESKIPDYKLPDVLDGVTSADGWQAKRSQWLGLLSKEMFGIAPAADAGGETKVETTSDDVAILDGKGFLRQLTLKLAGETVRVALFLPNEAKQKAVPVFMGYNFGGNHTVFDHPAIDLPTSWMRKTDDHKASDADRGSSASRWSIERMIDSGFGLVTLYYGDVDPDFDDGFENGVHQRLGKPGNDEAASIATWAWALSRVVDVLEEVDEVDADKIAVFGHSRLGKTSLWAGATDQRIALVISNNSGCGGAALSRRQIGETVWRINTSFPHWFCGNFKKYNNQEDTMPFDNHVLLALVAPRPLYVASALEDRWADPKGEFLSCVYADSVYKLLGKEGLPSHEMPVVGESLQGTIGYHIREGKHDVTDFDWQKYIEFATRHLKN comes from the coding sequence ATGAAATCGATCGGACACCGGATCGGACTGATCACCACTTCTAGCGCCGCTTGCATGTTCTTGTTCTTGTGGATTGCCGGACCTGCCGAACAAGCACAGGCACAGTCAAAGCCTTTTGTAGCGAACTATGACGAATCGAAAATTCCCGATTACAAACTTCCCGACGTTCTTGACGGTGTAACCAGTGCAGACGGTTGGCAAGCGAAGCGATCTCAATGGCTGGGGCTTTTGTCAAAGGAGATGTTCGGTATCGCACCAGCCGCGGATGCGGGAGGCGAGACCAAGGTCGAAACGACCAGCGATGACGTTGCGATTCTCGACGGAAAAGGTTTCCTTCGACAATTGACGCTCAAGCTGGCCGGTGAAACGGTCCGTGTCGCCTTGTTCTTGCCCAACGAAGCCAAACAAAAGGCCGTCCCGGTATTTATGGGATACAACTTCGGTGGAAACCACACCGTTTTTGATCACCCCGCGATCGATCTGCCGACCAGTTGGATGCGCAAAACAGATGATCACAAAGCGTCTGATGCGGACCGTGGCAGTTCGGCATCGCGTTGGAGCATCGAACGGATGATCGATAGCGGTTTCGGATTAGTGACGCTGTACTACGGCGATGTCGATCCCGACTTTGATGACGGTTTTGAAAATGGCGTGCATCAACGACTTGGCAAACCTGGTAACGACGAAGCCGCATCGATTGCGACTTGGGCCTGGGCGTTAAGTCGTGTCGTCGATGTACTGGAAGAAGTCGACGAAGTGGACGCGGACAAAATCGCCGTCTTTGGCCACTCGCGTCTTGGCAAAACTAGCCTCTGGGCCGGTGCGACGGATCAGCGTATCGCACTGGTGATTTCCAATAACTCCGGATGTGGAGGCGCCGCGTTATCGCGCCGTCAAATTGGTGAAACCGTCTGGCGGATCAATACATCCTTCCCGCATTGGTTCTGTGGGAACTTCAAAAAATACAACAACCAAGAGGACACGATGCCTTTTGACAATCATGTCCTGTTGGCATTGGTCGCACCGCGTCCTTTGTATGTTGCCAGTGCGTTGGAAGATCGATGGGCGGACCCGAAAGGCGAGTTTCTTTCCTGCGTTTATGCCGATTCGGTCTACAAGTTGCTAGGTAAAGAAGGACTGCCGTCACACGAAATGCCGGTCGTAGGCGAAAGCTTACAAGGAACGATCGGATACCACATTCGAGAAGGCAAACACGATGTCACCGATTTCGATTGGCAAAAGTACATCGAATTCGCCACTCGTCATTTGAAAAACTAG
- a CDS encoding formyltransferase family protein, whose protein sequence is MEVVITALGPDNVGLADPIIHYVTGQGANIAEIQMYDHDDQQLFAMLCRIAIDDSQFEMLKSAMRQIGDHTGLAIRVWSPDQHDPPRLAICCTFVEHTPRAVLQAIKDGKINAIPAVLISNRKKLQSLADEFDVPFKRIGDDSGAANDDAMVELLDEFDVDYVVLARYMRVLPPSTCWQFAGGRIINLHHGLLPGFPGFRPYHDAHAARMLSYGATCHFIIPELDAGNQTINQRTFSVDPGTGLDEIIARGESENEPACLVEGVRRVVDQEVRLHFHRVIANK, encoded by the coding sequence ATGGAAGTCGTCATCACTGCACTTGGGCCTGACAACGTGGGATTGGCCGACCCAATCATCCACTACGTCACCGGTCAGGGGGCCAACATCGCCGAAATCCAGATGTATGACCACGACGACCAGCAGCTTTTTGCGATGTTGTGCCGGATCGCGATCGACGATTCTCAGTTCGAAATGCTGAAATCGGCGATGCGGCAAATCGGCGATCACACCGGGTTGGCCATTCGGGTTTGGAGCCCCGATCAGCACGACCCGCCGCGTCTGGCGATCTGTTGCACCTTTGTCGAACATACACCGCGAGCTGTCCTGCAAGCGATTAAAGATGGCAAGATCAACGCCATCCCAGCTGTGCTGATTTCCAACCGAAAGAAACTGCAGTCGCTGGCAGATGAATTCGACGTGCCCTTCAAGCGGATCGGCGATGACAGCGGAGCGGCCAACGACGACGCGATGGTTGAGCTGCTCGATGAGTTCGACGTCGACTATGTCGTCCTGGCACGATACATGAGAGTGCTACCGCCGAGCACCTGCTGGCAGTTCGCCGGCGGACGCATTATCAACTTGCATCATGGTTTGCTGCCAGGCTTTCCAGGCTTTCGCCCCTATCATGATGCTCATGCCGCCAGGATGCTCAGCTATGGCGCGACTTGCCACTTCATCATCCCTGAATTGGACGCCGGCAATCAAACGATCAACCAGCGAACGTTTAGCGTCGACCCCGGAACGGGGCTCGATGAAATCATCGCCCGTGGCGAAAGCGAAAACGAACCGGCCTGCCTTGTCGAAGGCGTTCGCCGAGTTGTCGATCAGGAAGTTCGCCTTCACTTTCACCGCGTGATCGCAAATAAGTAA
- a CDS encoding YkgJ family cysteine cluster protein, translated as MNVPPLAIRLKRDQVPKGENLCDHCTAKCCHYFALPIDAPTTRKDFDYIRWYLLHDRATVFVEESSWYLLVYTTCKHLLDDHRCGIYETRPQICRDYTTDECEFDDDWCYDQYFETAEQIDEYADGLYGPQFEDPKQKDRQSLRRRRPSGLPVVG; from the coding sequence GTGAATGTGCCACCACTAGCGATCCGCCTGAAACGCGATCAGGTGCCCAAAGGCGAAAATTTGTGCGATCATTGCACCGCCAAGTGCTGTCACTATTTTGCCTTACCGATTGACGCCCCGACGACGCGGAAGGATTTTGACTACATCCGCTGGTACCTGCTACACGACAGGGCCACGGTTTTCGTCGAAGAAAGCAGCTGGTACTTGCTGGTCTACACCACCTGTAAACACCTGCTGGACGACCACCGCTGTGGGATTTATGAAACCCGCCCACAGATCTGTCGTGACTATACCACCGACGAATGTGAATTTGATGACGACTGGTGCTACGACCAATACTTTGAAACGGCCGAACAGATCGACGAGTACGCCGACGGGTTGTATGGACCGCAGTTCGAAGACCCGAAGCAAAAGGACCGTCAATCACTGCGTCGGCGACGTCCGAGCGGGCTTCCGGTTGTCGGCTAG
- the hisS gene encoding histidine--tRNA ligase, whose translation MIKPRTLNGFRDYLPAVMIPRERLMETARKVFRSFGFAPIDTPTLEYLEILTGKGSDETDRQIYRFEDNGGRAVGMRFDLTVPLARFAAQHINELGTPFKRYHIAPVWRGERPQAGRYREFMQCDFDTIGTTGVMADIEAVAVINRLLSEIGFEKFTISVNNRGVLTELLRSLDLEDKSVELLRALDKLAKIGRERVAEEMCESAGVSADQADKVLALAELDGDADSIFARLPELIGGTESGQEAITRLQDVHQGALAAGVPVDRLKIDVSIARGLDYYTGVIFETTLDDLPGIGSVCSGGRYDNLAGLYTKQHLPGIGASLGLDRLLAAMETLNLLGDAKTPASVFIAYFDADRRDDYLKLSATLRDKGISNEIYPDPKKLGAQLKYADGHGFRVGLVAGANEWAEDRIQVKTLSTKQTQDVNYRHDQPDELVATLNQILADEV comes from the coding sequence TTGATCAAACCTCGAACCCTAAACGGATTTCGCGATTACCTTCCCGCCGTCATGATTCCGCGAGAACGGTTGATGGAGACGGCTCGAAAGGTGTTTCGTTCTTTTGGCTTTGCACCGATCGATACGCCAACACTGGAATACCTGGAAATATTGACGGGCAAGGGCAGTGACGAAACGGACCGTCAAATCTATCGCTTCGAAGACAATGGCGGACGAGCCGTTGGAATGCGTTTTGACCTGACGGTGCCCTTGGCACGTTTCGCGGCGCAGCACATCAACGAATTGGGAACACCCTTCAAACGTTATCACATCGCACCGGTCTGGCGTGGCGAGCGTCCCCAGGCGGGACGCTACCGCGAATTCATGCAGTGTGACTTTGATACGATCGGCACCACCGGCGTGATGGCGGATATTGAAGCCGTTGCCGTTATCAATCGACTGCTCAGTGAGATTGGTTTTGAAAAGTTCACGATCAGCGTCAACAACCGCGGTGTCCTTACCGAACTGCTGCGGTCCTTAGATCTGGAAGACAAAAGCGTTGAACTGCTTCGAGCCCTCGATAAGCTTGCCAAGATCGGGCGCGAGCGTGTGGCTGAGGAGATGTGTGAATCCGCAGGCGTCTCCGCTGACCAAGCTGACAAAGTACTTGCACTGGCCGAACTCGATGGCGATGCCGATTCGATCTTCGCCCGACTGCCTGAATTGATCGGCGGCACCGAATCAGGACAAGAAGCGATTACTCGACTGCAAGACGTTCATCAAGGCGCGCTGGCTGCTGGTGTGCCGGTTGACCGTTTGAAAATCGACGTGTCCATCGCGCGCGGGCTGGACTATTACACCGGTGTGATCTTCGAAACCACGCTCGATGACTTACCAGGCATCGGCAGTGTTTGCAGTGGTGGACGGTACGACAATCTGGCGGGGCTTTACACCAAGCAACATCTGCCCGGAATCGGTGCTTCGCTAGGCCTCGACCGGCTGCTCGCCGCGATGGAGACCCTGAACCTGTTGGGGGATGCGAAGACGCCTGCTAGCGTGTTCATCGCCTACTTTGATGCCGATCGACGCGACGACTATCTGAAACTTTCGGCGACGCTCCGCGATAAAGGGATCTCCAATGAGATCTACCCCGATCCCAAAAAGCTGGGTGCTCAGCTGAAGTACGCCGACGGGCATGGGTTCCGTGTCGGACTGGTCGCCGGAGCAAACGAGTGGGCGGAGGATCGAATTCAAGTCAAAACGCTGTCGACCAAACAGACACAGGACGTGAATTATCGGCACGACCAGCCCGACGAACTGGTCGCAACTTTGAACCAGATTCTTGCAGACGAGGTATAG
- a CDS encoding sulfatase — MRTTLTLLLAVMLCAHASAAERPNVLFIFLDDFGWRDAGFMGSDFYETPNLDSLAAKGMVFTNAYAGAANCAPSRACLLSGQYTPRHEIYNVGTSRRGKKKHGRLMHIPGTDTLRTDIKTWAHCVREAGYRTGTIGKWHLSDDPLPYGFDFNFAGTHGGSPPQGYFPPHGKIKELQDAPKDEYLTNRLTDEAIKFVSQDSEQPWFLYLTHFAVHTPLQGEPELVKKYEAKPKGKLHDHAVMAAMIESVDRGVGRLIKAIDDLGQSDNTVIVFTSDNGGYGPATSMAPLKGYKGTYYEGGIREPMFVVWPGVTEPGSTCDVPVINVDLYPTFCEITNAEPPDQVMDGWSLKPLLSGELTSDGVHGFNHRSLFWHFPAYLQSYSRFDGQRDLLYRSRPCGIIRMGKWKLHEYFEDGALELYDLEADPGESVNLAMQNAEVCERLHNELKRWREQTHAAVPTEANPNFDEESERQEIAKLKKRLGN; from the coding sequence ATGCGAACTACGCTCACGCTGCTTTTGGCGGTTATGCTTTGCGCACATGCGTCCGCCGCCGAACGCCCCAACGTCCTGTTTATCTTTCTCGATGACTTCGGTTGGCGAGACGCTGGCTTCATGGGCAGCGACTTTTATGAAACACCAAACCTCGACTCACTTGCAGCCAAGGGAATGGTGTTCACAAATGCCTATGCCGGCGCGGCAAATTGTGCTCCGTCACGAGCCTGCCTGCTGTCCGGTCAGTACACGCCTCGCCACGAAATCTACAACGTCGGGACCTCGCGCCGTGGCAAAAAGAAACACGGCCGATTGATGCATATTCCCGGCACCGACACGCTGCGGACAGACATTAAAACTTGGGCCCACTGCGTTCGTGAGGCGGGGTATCGGACAGGAACGATCGGCAAGTGGCATTTGAGTGATGACCCGCTTCCGTATGGCTTTGATTTCAACTTCGCCGGTACACATGGTGGCAGCCCGCCTCAAGGCTACTTCCCACCACACGGGAAGATCAAGGAACTGCAAGACGCACCAAAGGATGAATACCTCACCAATCGATTGACTGATGAAGCGATCAAGTTTGTCAGTCAGGATTCGGAACAGCCTTGGTTCCTTTATCTGACGCACTTTGCGGTACACACTCCGCTGCAAGGTGAGCCAGAACTGGTCAAAAAATATGAAGCGAAGCCCAAAGGTAAACTACACGATCATGCGGTGATGGCTGCCATGATCGAAAGCGTGGATCGAGGTGTTGGTCGGTTGATTAAAGCGATCGATGACCTGGGGCAATCGGATAATACGGTGATCGTGTTCACAAGCGACAACGGCGGCTACGGACCGGCGACTTCGATGGCACCCTTGAAAGGTTACAAGGGCACCTACTACGAAGGCGGCATTCGAGAACCAATGTTTGTGGTCTGGCCCGGTGTGACTGAGCCCGGATCCACTTGTGATGTACCGGTTATTAATGTGGATCTGTATCCGACGTTCTGCGAGATCACCAACGCGGAACCACCAGACCAAGTCATGGATGGCTGGAGTTTGAAGCCATTGCTTAGCGGTGAACTGACCAGCGATGGCGTCCACGGTTTCAATCACCGCAGTCTGTTCTGGCATTTCCCGGCGTACTTGCAAAGCTATTCACGGTTCGATGGTCAACGCGATTTGCTCTATCGAAGTCGACCATGCGGCATCATTCGGATGGGCAAGTGGAAGTTGCATGAATATTTTGAAGACGGTGCGTTGGAGTTGTATGACCTGGAAGCGGATCCGGGAGAGTCAGTGAACTTGGCGATGCAGAATGCCGAAGTTTGCGAGCGTTTGCATAACGAATTGAAACGCTGGCGTGAGCAGACACACGCGGCAGTCCCAACCGAAGCCAATCCGAATTTTGATGAAGAGTCAGAACGTCAAGAAATCGCAAAGTTGAAGAAGCGATTAGGAAACTGA
- a CDS encoding DUF1552 domain-containing protein, with protein MKSASVPRESLDRRTVLRGSGVAMTLPWLSAMQSVGAKEPKRPARRFVSISTGLGLLGDNLFPENPGKQYEPSRYLRALQDIREKFSVVSGTHHPGVSNGHRAEASILTATPIGNSGAAKNTISLDQMLAKRLGNATRFPSLVLSTGGSQSPSYTDTGAMIPAESSPAKLFAQLFIDDTAKEQVRQADRIRKGRSIMDVIGEDAKRLERELGSGDRQRLDAYFTSVRELERHMAANERWAKLPKPVVDQKRPVPPSQNDVVGCLSMMLSVMKLALQTDSSRFMTLNIPGSNHRLPIDGVDEGHHTLSHHGQDPEKLAQLALIEDELVAAYGDFLRSLASFDDPTGNLLDQTSVLMTSNLGNSSNHDNRNLPVLIGGGGFEHGKHLAFDRKDNHPLATLFVSVLQQTGLPLGEFSSGTSTMTGLDPTV; from the coding sequence ATGAAATCTGCTTCGGTTCCGCGTGAAAGTTTGGATCGTCGTACTGTGCTTCGCGGAAGCGGAGTCGCGATGACGCTGCCATGGCTGTCGGCAATGCAATCGGTCGGGGCGAAAGAGCCAAAGCGACCTGCGCGGCGATTCGTCTCTATTTCCACAGGTTTGGGGTTGCTGGGAGACAACTTGTTTCCTGAGAACCCAGGCAAGCAGTATGAACCGTCACGCTACCTGCGAGCTTTACAAGACATCCGAGAAAAATTCAGTGTCGTCTCAGGGACGCATCACCCCGGTGTTTCCAACGGGCACCGGGCCGAAGCAAGTATTTTGACGGCCACTCCGATTGGAAATAGCGGTGCGGCAAAGAACACCATCTCGCTGGACCAGATGCTCGCGAAGCGTCTTGGAAACGCGACACGCTTTCCATCCCTGGTATTAAGCACAGGAGGATCGCAAAGCCCTTCCTATACCGATACCGGGGCGATGATTCCTGCGGAGAGTTCGCCGGCCAAGTTGTTCGCGCAGCTGTTTATCGATGACACCGCAAAAGAACAGGTGCGTCAGGCCGATCGGATTCGCAAAGGTCGAAGTATCATGGACGTGATCGGTGAAGATGCGAAGCGTTTGGAGAGAGAGCTCGGTTCCGGCGATCGACAACGTTTAGATGCATACTTCACCAGCGTACGCGAATTGGAACGCCACATGGCGGCCAACGAGCGTTGGGCAAAGCTTCCTAAACCCGTGGTCGATCAGAAGCGGCCTGTGCCCCCGAGCCAGAATGATGTCGTCGGATGTCTATCAATGATGCTCAGCGTGATGAAGTTGGCGTTGCAAACCGACTCGTCTCGTTTCATGACGTTGAATATTCCCGGAAGCAATCATCGGCTGCCAATCGATGGAGTTGACGAAGGGCACCACACGCTAAGCCATCATGGACAGGATCCCGAAAAGTTGGCGCAGTTGGCATTGATTGAAGATGAACTCGTTGCCGCCTATGGAGATTTTCTCAGGTCGTTGGCATCGTTTGATGATCCCACTGGCAATCTGCTAGATCAGACATCGGTGTTGATGACCAGCAACCTCGGGAATTCATCGAACCACGACAATCGAAACCTTCCGGTCTTAATTGGCGGAGGCGGTTTTGAGCACGGCAAGCATCTCGCGTTTGATCGGAAAGACAATCATCCGTTGGCAACGTTGTTTGTGTCGGTGCTGCAGCAAACCGGGTTGCCGCTCGGAGAGTTTTCCAGCGGAACCTCGACGATGACCGGGCTAGATCCCACCGTCTAA
- a CDS encoding DUF1592 domain-containing protein produces the protein MQSCLIFNAPLVYLVGCFALTGFALPSTCLSSEPDKSSVSQTLGSSLGLFVSEHCVDCHDGADGEGGFDLGTLPKDVFDRPATEKELHRWIRVFERVNKNEMPPPEDASIDASEREPFLDQLKRSILSSQSRRHQQFGRVQSRRLTNDQLSATLGDLLAIDIPLARLMPEEPRIDGFRNIANAQSMSHYHLEDHLRVVDVALDAAFAKLRDAEKPEVIDLPAKRIANKRPGQRNRDPELREEAAVIWMSTMAFYGRISRSTVDHSGWYRITLDASSIKAPKDRNVWCSIRSGKCVSTAALMHWIDSIELTEQPQTYQFVAWIEEDHMLEIRPADNTLKKAQFRGGQVGVGEGEPQKVPGIAMHHLTLERIYPGGTVEQTKRSLFGDLNAKWDAKKKAWDIEFQADEPEAIAEALIEQARRFAELAFRRPIDEPTFQLYREIIESGLKAKQDFVSVLRQAYRAILCSPRMIYFTETPGELDEYAIASRLSYLLVGSMPDSELRAAADLGKLKSPSVIVEHANRLLAGDHLDDFINDFADQWLDLADIAFTEPDRRMFSEFDLVVQDAMLEETRRYLKTLVVENRPASELVDSDFTWLNDRLARYYDIDESIEPSQWQRVDLRDHQYRGGLMTHGSVLKVTANGTDTSPVLRGVWICDRLLGIPIPDPPENVPAIEPDVRGAKTVREMLAKHREDTSCASCHAMIDPPGFALEQFDAAGRWRSNYLIRRSGKYRQGPVIDASYQMPDGEHFDSFVEFRELAAKADRRVAKNFVSQLLVYATGGPMTFSDTQQLDEIIDRAEGQNYGLRSLIEAAVTSQIFLNK, from the coding sequence ATGCAGTCTTGCCTCATTTTCAATGCGCCGCTGGTATATCTGGTTGGCTGCTTCGCATTGACCGGTTTTGCTTTGCCAAGCACATGTCTGTCCAGTGAGCCGGACAAGTCTTCAGTCTCTCAAACGCTAGGCTCATCGCTGGGCCTTTTCGTTAGCGAGCACTGTGTCGATTGCCATGACGGCGCCGATGGCGAAGGCGGATTTGATTTAGGGACATTGCCCAAAGATGTCTTCGACAGACCTGCGACCGAAAAGGAACTGCATCGTTGGATTCGTGTATTTGAACGCGTGAATAAGAACGAGATGCCTCCTCCGGAAGATGCGTCCATCGATGCATCAGAGCGAGAACCATTCCTCGATCAGCTGAAGCGTTCAATCTTGTCGTCTCAATCACGGCGACATCAACAATTCGGCCGCGTTCAATCTCGAAGGCTTACCAACGATCAACTCTCTGCGACATTGGGCGATCTCCTTGCCATTGATATTCCGCTTGCTCGTTTGATGCCGGAAGAGCCCCGCATCGATGGCTTTCGCAACATTGCTAATGCCCAGTCGATGTCGCACTATCACTTGGAAGATCACCTGCGAGTTGTCGACGTCGCGCTTGACGCCGCGTTTGCGAAACTACGTGATGCTGAAAAGCCGGAGGTGATTGATTTGCCGGCCAAGCGGATTGCCAATAAGCGTCCTGGGCAACGCAACCGTGACCCGGAATTGCGTGAGGAGGCGGCCGTGATTTGGATGTCGACGATGGCGTTTTACGGTCGCATTTCACGTTCGACAGTCGATCATTCGGGGTGGTATCGGATCACTTTGGATGCCTCTTCGATCAAAGCACCCAAAGACCGCAACGTTTGGTGTTCGATACGCAGCGGCAAATGCGTTTCCACTGCCGCATTGATGCACTGGATTGATTCGATCGAATTGACTGAGCAGCCGCAGACCTATCAGTTTGTCGCGTGGATCGAAGAAGACCACATGCTAGAAATCCGTCCCGCTGACAATACGCTGAAAAAAGCTCAGTTTCGCGGCGGGCAAGTTGGTGTTGGTGAAGGTGAGCCACAAAAAGTTCCCGGCATCGCGATGCACCACCTGACGCTGGAACGAATTTATCCCGGCGGTACGGTGGAACAGACCAAGCGTTCTCTGTTTGGTGATTTGAACGCGAAGTGGGATGCGAAGAAGAAAGCTTGGGATATTGAATTTCAAGCCGATGAACCCGAAGCGATTGCGGAGGCGTTGATCGAACAAGCACGAAGATTCGCTGAGCTTGCCTTTCGTCGACCGATCGATGAGCCGACGTTTCAACTCTATCGTGAGATTATTGAAAGTGGCTTGAAGGCCAAGCAAGACTTTGTCTCGGTGTTAAGGCAAGCTTATCGAGCGATCCTCTGTTCCCCACGAATGATCTACTTTACCGAGACGCCCGGCGAGTTGGACGAGTACGCAATCGCCAGTCGGCTGAGCTACTTGCTTGTCGGTTCGATGCCAGATTCGGAGCTTCGTGCTGCGGCAGATTTGGGAAAGCTAAAGTCGCCATCTGTGATTGTAGAACACGCCAATCGTTTACTCGCGGGTGACCATCTGGATGACTTTATCAATGACTTCGCAGATCAATGGTTGGACTTGGCAGACATCGCATTTACCGAACCGGATCGCCGGATGTTTTCGGAGTTTGACTTGGTGGTCCAAGACGCGATGCTGGAAGAGACACGTCGGTACCTGAAAACTTTGGTCGTTGAGAACCGCCCCGCATCGGAATTGGTCGACAGTGACTTCACGTGGTTAAACGACAGACTCGCTCGTTATTATGACATTGACGAATCGATCGAACCGTCACAGTGGCAACGCGTTGATCTACGCGATCATCAGTATCGAGGCGGATTGATGACACACGGTTCGGTCTTGAAGGTGACGGCGAATGGAACCGATACGTCACCGGTGTTACGGGGCGTTTGGATTTGTGATCGTTTGTTGGGGATTCCGATCCCTGACCCACCAGAGAATGTCCCCGCGATTGAGCCCGATGTGCGGGGTGCCAAAACCGTTCGTGAAATGCTCGCCAAGCACCGCGAGGATACGTCATGTGCGTCTTGCCATGCGATGATTGATCCTCCTGGTTTTGCGTTGGAGCAATTCGACGCCGCAGGCCGTTGGCGAAGCAATTACCTCATTCGCCGATCGGGTAAATATCGGCAAGGTCCGGTCATCGACGCTTCCTATCAGATGCCCGATGGAGAGCACTTCGACTCCTTTGTCGAGTTTCGTGAATTGGCTGCAAAGGCTGATCGGCGTGTCGCCAAAAATTTCGTTTCACAGTTGCTTGTGTATGCCACCGGCGGGCCGATGACTTTCTCGGATACGCAACAGCTTGATGAAATTATTGATCGTGCCGAGGGTCAAAACTACGGATTGCGTTCGCTGATCGAAGCGGCTGTGACCAGTCAAATTTTCTTGAACAAATAA